The following are encoded together in the Phragmites australis chromosome 19, lpPhrAust1.1, whole genome shotgun sequence genome:
- the LOC133901031 gene encoding secreted RxLR effector protein 161-like, with product MSMCNPSATPIEAKMKLTKEDSGSFVDPTEYRSIVGSLRYLVNIRPNIAYVVGVVSRYMEKLTDQHKAEVKQILRKSTGGCVFLLEGNMITWNSQKQEIVALSSCEAKYMVAAMAACQGIWLLWLIADLLGKNHGLKVNNMSTIELSQNHVHHG from the exons ATGTCAATGTGTAATCCTTCAGCAACTCCAATAGAGGCAAAGATGAAGCTGACAAAGGAAGACAGTGGCTCATTTGTCGATCCCACAGAATATAGAAGCATTGTTGGGAGTTTGAGATACCTGGTGAATATAAGGCCGAATATAGCCTATGTTGTTGGAGTTGTAAGCCGATATATGGAGAAGCTCACTGATCAACATAAAGCAGAAGTCAAACAAATTCTAAG AAAGAGCACTGGTGGGTGTGTGTTCTTGCTTGAAGGAAACATGATTACTTGGAATTCACAAAAACAGGAGATAGTTGCCTTGTCGTCCTGTGAGGCTAAGTATATGGTTGCTGCAATGGCAGCTTGTCAAGGGATATGGCTGTTATGGCTCATTGCAGATTTACTTGGCAAGAATCATGGCTTGAAGGTGAACAACATGTCCACAATTGAGCTAAGTCAAAATCATGTGCACCACGGCTGA